From Rubrivirga sp. SAORIC476, a single genomic window includes:
- the ccoS gene encoding cbb3-type cytochrome oxidase assembly protein CcoS, producing MNVLYVLVPLALGLALAAVAAFRWAVRDGQFDDVETPALRILLDDLSDPDD from the coding sequence GTGAACGTCCTCTACGTCCTCGTCCCCCTCGCCCTCGGCCTCGCGCTCGCCGCCGTGGCCGCCTTCCGCTGGGCCGTCCGCGACGGCCAGTTCGACGATGTCGAAACGCCCGCCCTCCGCATCCTCCTCGACGACCTCTCCGACCCCGATGACTGA
- a CDS encoding sulfite exporter TauE/SafE family protein — protein MTPLDLAAVFAAGLLGSAHCVGMCGGFVVWLGAGARREVAARQAAYFGGKTATYALFGALAGAFGASLADLFGAFGGVVSVGLGAAMVGLGLGLCGVGWARGTAPGGRLAARLSSVIARLLASPRRGALVALGMVNGLLPCGLVYGMLAVAATTGGAATGALTMAVFGLGTVPALALAGVLSGRLRPTSRRRMQQLAGVLVVAIGVLTVARGASALTPGPAAAHHGVEVCLPTP, from the coding sequence ATGACCCCCCTCGACCTCGCCGCCGTCTTCGCCGCTGGCCTCCTGGGCAGCGCCCACTGCGTCGGGATGTGCGGCGGGTTCGTGGTGTGGCTCGGCGCGGGCGCCCGGCGTGAGGTCGCCGCCCGGCAGGCCGCTTACTTCGGTGGGAAGACGGCCACCTACGCCCTCTTCGGCGCGCTGGCGGGCGCCTTCGGCGCGTCGCTGGCGGATCTGTTCGGCGCCTTCGGCGGGGTGGTGAGCGTCGGCCTCGGCGCCGCGATGGTCGGGCTCGGGCTGGGCCTGTGCGGCGTCGGGTGGGCGCGCGGCACGGCCCCTGGCGGACGGCTGGCCGCGCGGCTGTCGTCCGTCATCGCCCGGCTCCTGGCGTCGCCGAGGCGGGGGGCGCTGGTCGCTCTCGGCATGGTGAACGGGCTCTTGCCGTGCGGCCTCGTCTATGGCATGCTGGCCGTCGCCGCGACCACGGGCGGGGCGGCCACGGGGGCGCTCACGATGGCTGTGTTCGGGCTCGGGACGGTCCCCGCGCTGGCGCTGGCGGGCGTCCTCAGCGGGCGCCTCCGTCCGACCAGCCGCCGCAGGATGCAGCAGCTCGCGGGCGTGCTCGTCGTCGCCATCGGCGTGCTGACCGTCGCGCGCGGGGCGTCGGCCCTCACGCCGGGGCCTGCGGCGGCCCACCACGGCGTCGAGGTCTGCCTCCCGACGCCGTAG
- a CDS encoding nitroreductase family protein → MPDLHRDAPAPSDLDALLEVAVRAPSLLNSQPWRFVVSGTGVLLFADRERQLSALDPDGRELTMSCGAALYYLRVAARHAGWAPGVLPFPSGDADLLAAVTFEPTAPPSADDRHYRALFARHTNRRPFADAPVPLPVLVELAQAAAAEGASLAILDTQDEKDALADLVRDGVLTQGSDREVTADIERWLRPDGDPRPDGVRDGVQGIWDRHAAMRTPPSSVAAYKSRLIRETPAALVLTTDGDTEADWLAAGQALARVLVTAADHGLAASYANEPVEVDALRSRVSSLVGGQVSQAVFRVGAPQVEPATSRRGVRDVVDHLGDDA, encoded by the coding sequence ATGCCCGACCTCCACCGCGACGCCCCCGCCCCTTCCGACCTCGACGCGCTCCTCGAGGTCGCCGTCCGCGCTCCGAGCCTCCTCAACTCCCAACCCTGGCGCTTCGTCGTCTCAGGCACCGGCGTGCTGCTCTTCGCCGACCGCGAGCGTCAGCTTTCCGCACTCGACCCGGACGGCCGCGAGTTGACGATGAGCTGCGGCGCGGCGCTCTACTACCTCCGCGTCGCGGCCCGGCACGCGGGCTGGGCGCCCGGCGTCCTCCCCTTCCCCAGTGGCGACGCGGACCTGCTCGCGGCCGTCACCTTCGAACCCACCGCTCCGCCGTCGGCCGACGACCGGCACTACCGGGCACTCTTCGCGCGCCACACGAACCGTCGTCCCTTCGCCGACGCGCCGGTCCCCCTCCCGGTCCTGGTCGAGCTGGCGCAGGCCGCCGCCGCCGAAGGCGCCTCGCTGGCCATCCTGGACACGCAGGACGAGAAAGATGCCCTGGCCGACCTCGTCCGCGACGGCGTGCTGACGCAGGGCAGCGACCGAGAGGTGACCGCCGACATCGAGCGCTGGCTGCGCCCGGACGGCGACCCGCGCCCCGACGGCGTCCGCGACGGCGTCCAGGGGATCTGGGACCGCCACGCCGCCATGCGGACCCCGCCCTCGTCGGTGGCCGCCTACAAGAGCCGACTCATCCGCGAGACCCCCGCCGCGCTCGTGCTCACCACGGACGGCGACACCGAGGCGGACTGGCTGGCGGCGGGACAGGCGCTCGCACGCGTCCTCGTGACCGCCGCCGACCACGGGCTCGCGGCGTCGTACGCCAACGAACCGGTCGAGGTGGATGCCCTCCGCTCCCGGGTCAGCAGCCTCGTCGGCGGGCAGGTGTCACAGGCCGTCTTCCGGGTCGGCGCCCCGCAGGTGGAGCCCGCGACCAGCCGCCGCGGCGTCCGCGACGTGGTGGACCATCTCGGCGACGACGCGTAG
- a CDS encoding response regulator transcription factor, with the protein MTRILLVDDHPLLRQGIAMTLDAEPDFEVAGQASDAEEALATFDAVAPDLVVTDISLPGMNGLELMKNLLALHPDLPVLVVSRHDEDLYAERAVRAGARGYVSKLAAGDQIVTAVRRVLRGGIHLSEDLKDKLLFGAAAGVKDATQTPLEVLSDRELEVFEMTGRGIPTREISERLHLSVKTVESYRSRIKTKLGLANGTELMKHAVTWVEGEGAGR; encoded by the coding sequence ATGACCCGCATCCTTCTCGTCGACGACCACCCCCTTCTGCGCCAGGGCATCGCCATGACGCTCGACGCCGAGCCCGACTTCGAGGTCGCCGGGCAGGCCAGTGACGCCGAGGAGGCGCTCGCCACCTTCGACGCGGTCGCGCCGGACCTCGTGGTGACCGACATCTCGCTGCCCGGCATGAACGGCCTGGAGCTGATGAAGAACCTCCTCGCGCTCCACCCGGACCTGCCCGTGCTCGTCGTCTCGCGTCACGACGAGGACCTCTACGCCGAGCGCGCCGTCCGGGCCGGGGCGCGGGGGTACGTCTCGAAGCTGGCCGCGGGCGACCAGATCGTGACGGCCGTCCGCCGCGTGCTCCGCGGGGGCATCCACCTCTCCGAGGACCTCAAGGACAAGCTGCTCTTCGGCGCCGCCGCAGGCGTCAAGGATGCCACCCAGACGCCGCTGGAGGTGCTCTCGGACCGCGAGTTGGAGGTGTTCGAGATGACCGGCCGCGGCATCCCGACGCGCGAGATATCGGAGCGCCTCCACCTCTCCGTCAAGACGGTCGAGAGCTACCGCTCGCGGATCAAGACCAAGCTGGGGCTCGCCAACGGCACCGAGCTGATGAAGCACGCCGTGACCTGGGTCGAGGGCGAAGGCGCCGGGCGCTGA
- a CDS encoding PAS domain S-box protein encodes MTRTLPPDLAAPLAELALRELGQAGFGSVDATGRSEAAIIADALGAGAALFAFDDEEPEALRASVVAGWEAPPGPVPVEGVLREALDRATCVELRPVPPALAAAGVGGGLVVRVGTEHRPFALLAALSPEADAFPPEAWAFLRAAAGALHARFALDDTRHALEESRARALSVFETTVDGVITIDTRGRIETFNAGAERIFGYAPDEVIGRNVTVLMPEPFHSEHDGYMENYRESGVRRIIGIGREVVGRRKSGATFPMDLAVSEVPLHGGGVVFTGIVRDISERRLLEREVLRVAEAERRRIGQDLHDGLGQQLTAIGLFLRGLAKNLDADDSEHAAEAHRLVGLVADADADARGLARSLVPVELEQNGLEAALGRLARRAASLYGAAVTAETTGSGPAEASALHADAATNLFWIAQEAISNAVQHGRAAHVRVVLVRGTTQLRLRVEDDGSGFAPSARPPDASPEAAAEASLSAPIRPTDARGMGLRIMHYRARLAGGALDIRPGAEGGTVVTCTVPLRGPGFHSYASPS; translated from the coding sequence GTGACCCGGACCCTCCCTCCCGACCTAGCCGCGCCGCTGGCCGAGCTCGCCCTGCGAGAGCTCGGTCAGGCCGGGTTCGGGTCTGTCGACGCGACCGGCCGCTCGGAGGCCGCCATCATCGCCGACGCGCTCGGCGCAGGTGCCGCCCTGTTTGCGTTCGACGACGAGGAGCCCGAGGCGCTCCGGGCGTCGGTGGTGGCGGGGTGGGAGGCGCCGCCCGGCCCGGTCCCGGTCGAGGGCGTGCTGCGAGAGGCGCTCGACCGAGCCACCTGCGTCGAACTCCGGCCGGTGCCCCCCGCGCTGGCGGCAGCGGGTGTCGGCGGGGGCCTCGTGGTCCGCGTCGGGACGGAGCACCGGCCGTTCGCGCTGCTGGCGGCGCTGTCGCCCGAGGCCGACGCGTTCCCGCCCGAGGCGTGGGCGTTCCTGCGCGCCGCCGCCGGGGCTCTGCATGCCCGCTTCGCCCTGGACGACACGCGCCACGCCCTCGAAGAGAGCCGCGCCCGCGCGCTGTCGGTGTTCGAGACGACGGTCGACGGCGTCATCACGATCGACACGCGGGGCCGCATCGAGACGTTCAACGCCGGTGCCGAGCGGATCTTCGGCTACGCCCCCGACGAGGTGATCGGGCGGAACGTGACCGTGCTCATGCCGGAGCCGTTCCACTCGGAGCACGACGGGTACATGGAGAACTACCGCGAGTCCGGCGTCCGGCGCATCATCGGCATCGGGCGCGAGGTGGTGGGGCGGCGCAAGTCGGGCGCGACGTTCCCGATGGACCTGGCCGTGAGCGAGGTGCCGCTGCACGGCGGCGGCGTCGTGTTCACGGGCATCGTGCGCGACATCTCGGAACGGCGGCTGCTGGAGCGCGAGGTGCTCCGCGTGGCCGAGGCCGAGCGCCGCCGCATCGGGCAGGACCTCCACGACGGACTGGGCCAGCAGCTGACCGCCATCGGCCTGTTCCTGCGCGGGCTCGCCAAGAACCTCGACGCCGACGACTCCGAGCACGCGGCCGAGGCGCACCGCCTCGTCGGCCTCGTCGCCGATGCGGACGCCGACGCGCGCGGGCTGGCGCGCTCGCTGGTGCCGGTCGAACTGGAGCAGAACGGCCTGGAGGCGGCCCTCGGCCGCCTCGCCCGACGCGCGGCGTCGCTCTACGGCGCCGCGGTGACGGCCGAGACGACGGGCTCTGGGCCTGCCGAGGCGAGCGCGCTCCACGCCGACGCCGCCACCAACCTGTTCTGGATCGCGCAGGAGGCCATCTCGAATGCCGTCCAGCATGGCCGCGCCGCCCACGTCCGCGTGGTCCTCGTCCGTGGCACGACCCAGCTCCGCCTCCGGGTCGAGGACGACGGCTCGGGCTTCGCACCCTCCGCCCGGCCGCCCGACGCCTCGCCCGAGGCCGCTGCCGAGGCGAGCCTCTCTGCCCCCATCCGGCCGACCGACGCCCGGGGCATGGGCCTCCGCATCATGCACTACCGCGCTCGTCTCGCGGGCGGCGCCCTCGACATCCGCCCGGGGGCGGAGGGCGGAACCGTCGTGACCTGCACCGTCCCGCTGCGCGGCCCCGGCTTCCACTCCTACGCCTCCCCCTCATGA
- a CDS encoding universal stress protein → MLHVQTVLFPTDDSSAAEAARPLAERFATRHGATLHVLRVDAAATGSVAPASAAPRIEADGVVQVRRRFPMPADAILAYAEEIGADLLVMGTHGRTGIDRLTLGSTVESVLRRAPCPVLTVSPRAAGAAVGPVLAPLAFDSASDVSLETAAALAEALGTHGVALHVIEPIDVPVPYMMALPPLDTRDLAEGVEATLDTWVAPFAERVPIETAVRYGDAAHEIVTAAHALSAGLVVQASHGRRGLSRWLLGSVAEDVVREASCPVLTLRMGARSLIRPDRPSAPAVPREDWPDLFDALSRHAAASPHEVSVDVVSSDAVGPVFRAAPFVGMTYDPRADTLDIAVTGGEHHVVRPFAVRSEAGAWAAEGVSDPEAPGPWTFDVVGANGARERVTVRSVRTPVVA, encoded by the coding sequence ATGCTGCACGTCCAGACGGTTCTCTTCCCCACCGACGACTCGTCCGCGGCCGAGGCGGCCCGGCCCCTGGCCGAGCGTTTCGCGACGCGCCACGGCGCTACCCTGCACGTCCTCCGGGTGGATGCGGCGGCGACCGGGAGCGTGGCGCCCGCCTCCGCCGCCCCGCGCATCGAGGCGGACGGTGTCGTCCAGGTCCGTCGCCGCTTCCCCATGCCCGCCGACGCGATCCTGGCGTACGCCGAGGAGATCGGCGCCGACCTGCTGGTCATGGGCACGCACGGGCGGACCGGGATCGACCGGCTCACCCTCGGCTCGACGGTCGAGTCTGTGCTCCGGCGGGCCCCGTGCCCGGTGCTGACCGTGAGTCCGCGCGCCGCGGGAGCCGCGGTGGGGCCGGTGCTCGCGCCGCTCGCGTTCGACTCGGCGTCGGATGTGAGCCTGGAGACCGCGGCGGCCCTGGCGGAGGCGCTCGGCACGCATGGGGTGGCGCTGCACGTGATCGAACCGATCGACGTGCCGGTGCCCTACATGATGGCGCTGCCGCCGCTCGACACGCGGGACCTGGCGGAGGGCGTCGAGGCCACGCTCGACACCTGGGTCGCTCCCTTCGCCGAGCGCGTCCCGATCGAGACGGCGGTGCGCTACGGGGACGCGGCTCACGAGATCGTGACCGCCGCCCACGCGCTGTCCGCCGGGCTCGTCGTCCAGGCCAGCCACGGGCGGCGCGGGCTCAGCCGCTGGCTGCTGGGAAGCGTCGCCGAGGACGTGGTGCGCGAGGCCTCCTGTCCCGTGCTGACGCTCCGCATGGGCGCCCGCTCGCTCATCCGTCCCGATCGCCCGTCGGCGCCGGCCGTGCCCCGCGAGGACTGGCCCGACCTGTTCGACGCTCTCTCGCGCCATGCCGCGGCGTCGCCGCACGAGGTGTCGGTCGACGTCGTCTCGTCCGACGCTGTGGGGCCGGTCTTCCGCGCCGCCCCGTTCGTCGGCATGACGTACGACCCGCGGGCGGACACGCTCGACATCGCTGTGACGGGGGGCGAGCACCACGTCGTCCGCCCGTTCGCGGTCCGGTCGGAGGCGGGCGCCTGGGCCGCGGAGGGGGTGAGCGACCCGGAGGCTCCGGGGCCGTGGACGTTCGACGTGGTCGGTGCGAACGGCGCCCGGGAGCGGGTGACCGTCCGTTCCGTGCGGACGCCCGTGGTCGCGTGA
- a CDS encoding universal stress protein produces the protein MLSLRTVVAAIDFSPGAAVALVRAADLARRSGAVLHLLHADVLFHASGDGAAPDAVPASALRVRVERFAMETLGLRDADGLDRLEPTVAVVRDVSVHAAVLRYLGAVNPDLLVVGTHGRSGLSRALLGSVAEALVASAPCPVLTVPERGAVDGPGPEAPVLVGVDFSERSRGALAAGCVLAEATGAPVEVVHVVRDAGPYPGLAPHILSLVDFDPEQGAAVRERLERFAATVCSPAALHVGLGAPGRLVAALASERGAGAVVLGTHGRTGLARLIGSVSEAVIRRAPCPVLTLQEAASLRSSPRPVAATAPPLPF, from the coding sequence ATGCTGTCTCTCCGCACCGTCGTCGCCGCCATCGACTTCTCTCCCGGCGCTGCCGTCGCGCTCGTGCGTGCGGCCGACCTCGCCCGCCGGTCGGGGGCCGTCCTCCACCTGCTCCACGCCGACGTGCTGTTCCACGCGTCGGGTGATGGCGCCGCACCCGACGCCGTGCCCGCGAGCGCGCTCCGCGTCCGCGTCGAGCGCTTCGCGATGGAGACGCTGGGGCTCCGCGATGCTGACGGTCTGGACCGCCTCGAGCCGACAGTGGCCGTGGTCCGCGACGTGTCGGTCCACGCGGCTGTGCTGCGCTACCTCGGCGCCGTCAATCCGGACCTGCTGGTCGTCGGCACGCACGGTCGGTCGGGGCTGTCGAGGGCGCTGCTCGGCAGCGTCGCCGAGGCGCTCGTGGCGAGCGCCCCCTGCCCGGTGCTGACCGTCCCCGAGCGCGGCGCCGTCGACGGACCGGGGCCCGAGGCGCCCGTGCTGGTGGGCGTCGACTTCTCGGAGCGCAGCCGGGGGGCGCTGGCGGCGGGCTGCGTGCTCGCCGAGGCGACCGGAGCGCCGGTCGAGGTGGTCCACGTCGTCCGCGACGCCGGGCCGTACCCGGGGCTGGCGCCTCACATCCTGTCGCTGGTCGACTTCGACCCGGAGCAGGGGGCCGCCGTGCGCGAGCGCCTGGAGCGGTTCGCGGCGACGGTGTGCTCCCCGGCTGCGCTCCACGTCGGGCTCGGCGCACCCGGTCGGCTGGTGGCCGCGCTGGCCAGTGAGCGCGGCGCCGGGGCCGTGGTCCTCGGCACCCACGGCCGCACCGGGCTCGCGCGCCTGATCGGCAGCGTCTCCGAGGCCGTGATCCGTCGGGCGCCCTGCCCCGTGCTGACGCTCCAGGAGGCCGCGTCGCTTCGGTCTTCGCCCCGACCGGTCGCGGCGACGGCGCCGCCGCTCCCGTTCTAA
- the hprK gene encoding HPr(Ser) kinase/phosphatase, which produces MRPPAPFRHESIALPALVERLRDRVGIAIEAIGGGPPEGREVTVRHVHRPGLVLAGYTEHFEHRRVQILGNTECRYLMWLSPEQAAEAFGLLLSFDPPAIVLTAGNRLPDALEALAAEHGVPLFQTPDPTVPFMGLLRDVLEDHFAEQLTVHGSLVDVYGVGLLLTGPAGIGKSEMALDLVERGHRLVADDVVMATRKGDSVVMGAGTTLAEHFMEIRGLGIIDVRAMFGVRAIRFQKRIELVVSIHPWDEDEEYTRIGMVTEMRSILGVDLPLVKLPITPGKNVTVICEVIAMNHLLRHYGNDPAEAFSKRLRDRIDTKAGPAMGRGISWFENDIE; this is translated from the coding sequence ATGCGCCCACCTGCCCCGTTCCGCCACGAGTCGATCGCGCTGCCCGCGCTCGTCGAGCGCCTCCGCGACCGCGTCGGCATCGCCATCGAGGCGATCGGGGGCGGCCCCCCGGAGGGTCGCGAGGTGACCGTCCGCCACGTCCACCGGCCGGGGCTGGTGCTGGCGGGCTACACGGAGCACTTCGAGCACCGCCGCGTCCAGATCCTCGGCAACACCGAGTGCCGCTACCTGATGTGGCTCTCCCCGGAGCAGGCGGCTGAGGCGTTCGGCCTCCTGCTGTCCTTCGACCCGCCCGCCATCGTGCTGACGGCAGGCAACCGGCTCCCGGACGCGCTCGAAGCGCTCGCCGCCGAGCACGGCGTGCCGCTGTTCCAGACGCCCGACCCGACGGTCCCCTTCATGGGGCTCCTGCGCGACGTGCTGGAGGACCACTTCGCCGAGCAACTCACCGTCCACGGCTCGCTGGTGGACGTGTACGGGGTGGGGCTCTTGCTGACCGGCCCGGCGGGCATCGGCAAGTCCGAGATGGCCCTCGACCTCGTCGAGCGCGGCCACCGCCTCGTGGCCGACGACGTGGTGATGGCGACGCGCAAGGGCGACAGTGTGGTGATGGGCGCCGGGACGACGCTCGCGGAGCACTTCATGGAGATCCGCGGGCTGGGCATCATCGACGTGCGCGCCATGTTCGGCGTCCGCGCGATCCGGTTCCAGAAGCGGATCGAACTGGTGGTGAGCATCCACCCGTGGGACGAGGACGAGGAGTACACGCGGATCGGGATGGTGACCGAGATGCGGTCGATCCTGGGCGTCGACCTGCCGCTCGTGAAGCTGCCCATCACGCCGGGCAAGAACGTGACCGTCATCTGCGAGGTGATCGCGATGAACCACCTCCTGCGGCACTACGGCAACGACCCCGCCGAGGCGTTCTCGAAGCGCCTCCGCGACCGGATCGACACGAAGGCCGGGCCTGCGATGGGGCGCGGCATCAGCTGGTTCGAGAACGACATCGAGTGA
- a CDS encoding MoxR family ATPase has protein sequence MLPPDPTVPAPQPPEAATPDLGALTARVAEQARFVPALLESVGRVVVGQAHMVERLLIGMLTGGHVLLEGVPGLAKTLTVSTLAKAIDARFQRIQFTPDLLPADLLGTLIYNQADASFQVKKGPIFANVILADEVNRAPAKVQSALLEAMQERQVTIGETTYPLPRPFLVLATQNPIEQEGTYPLPEAQVDRFMLKVVVGYPSREEEIEIMRRMSHGTALPAVAPVVTPAQILSARAVVGEIYLDARVEEYIVDLVLATREPQKYKLSDLRGLVAYGASPRASIALALAARAHAFLQGRAYATPDDVRAIALDVLRHRVAVTYEAEAEDVTSEQIVRRVLSAVEVP, from the coding sequence ATGCTCCCCCCCGACCCCACCGTCCCCGCCCCGCAGCCGCCCGAGGCGGCCACCCCCGACCTCGGCGCTCTCACCGCCCGCGTCGCCGAGCAGGCCCGCTTCGTGCCCGCGCTGCTGGAGTCCGTCGGCCGCGTGGTCGTCGGGCAGGCCCACATGGTCGAGCGGCTGCTGATCGGGATGCTGACCGGCGGCCACGTGCTGCTGGAGGGCGTCCCCGGCCTCGCCAAGACGCTCACCGTCTCGACGCTCGCGAAGGCCATCGACGCGCGCTTCCAGCGCATCCAGTTCACACCGGACCTCCTCCCGGCCGACCTGCTGGGCACGCTCATCTACAACCAGGCGGACGCCAGCTTCCAGGTCAAGAAGGGCCCCATCTTCGCCAACGTCATCCTGGCCGACGAGGTCAACCGCGCGCCCGCGAAGGTCCAGAGCGCGCTGCTGGAGGCGATGCAGGAGCGGCAGGTCACCATCGGCGAGACGACCTACCCGCTGCCGCGGCCGTTCCTCGTGCTCGCCACCCAGAACCCGATCGAGCAAGAGGGGACCTACCCGCTGCCCGAGGCCCAGGTGGACCGCTTCATGCTGAAGGTGGTCGTCGGCTACCCGTCGCGCGAGGAGGAGATCGAGATCATGCGTCGGATGTCGCACGGGACGGCGCTCCCGGCCGTGGCGCCGGTGGTCACGCCCGCCCAGATCCTGTCCGCCCGCGCCGTCGTCGGCGAGATCTACTTGGACGCGCGCGTCGAGGAGTACATCGTGGACCTGGTGCTGGCGACGCGGGAGCCGCAGAAATACAAGCTGTCGGACCTGCGGGGGCTCGTGGCCTACGGCGCCAGCCCGCGCGCGTCCATCGCGCTCGCGCTCGCCGCCCGCGCCCACGCCTTCCTCCAGGGCCGCGCCTACGCCACGCCCGACGACGTCCGCGCCATCGCGCTCGACGTGCTGCGTCACCGCGTGGCCGTCACCTACGAGGCCGAGGCGGAGGACGTGACCTCCGAGCAGATCGTCCGCCGCGTCCTCTCGGCCGTCGAAGTCCCCTGA
- a CDS encoding T9SS type A sorting domain-containing protein, producing the protein MRLVLIALLTLSASAQAPAPHAVPFASHDNALELAVAGEAGAGLTVAVAEAPAWLTFAQSVADAVRLDDEPEPVARLAFDVARTAPVGEVGEVVVEVRDGEAVVATHTVRLEVAPPEALALDAPYPNPSRGTITVPFVVPRDGPVRLAAYDVLGREVGVLAEGDTEAGAHEVRWPTAGLAPGVYLVRVVAGAEAQVRRVTVVR; encoded by the coding sequence ATGCGGCTTGTCCTGATCGCGCTCCTCACCCTGTCCGCCTCGGCGCAGGCTCCGGCCCCCCACGCCGTCCCGTTCGCCTCGCACGACAACGCCCTCGAACTGGCCGTCGCCGGGGAGGCGGGCGCCGGGCTGACCGTCGCCGTCGCCGAGGCGCCCGCATGGCTCACCTTCGCCCAGTCCGTCGCCGACGCGGTCCGCCTCGACGATGAGCCCGAGCCCGTCGCCCGGCTCGCCTTCGACGTGGCGCGGACCGCCCCGGTCGGCGAGGTCGGCGAGGTCGTCGTCGAGGTCCGCGACGGGGAGGCCGTCGTCGCCACGCACACGGTCCGGCTGGAGGTCGCGCCGCCGGAGGCGCTGGCGCTCGACGCGCCGTACCCGAACCCGTCGCGCGGCACGATCACGGTCCCGTTCGTGGTGCCCCGGGACGGCCCGGTGCGTCTGGCGGCCTACGATGTGCTGGGCCGCGAGGTGGGCGTGCTGGCCGAGGGCGACACCGAGGCGGGCGCCCACGAGGTCCGCTGGCCGACGGCGGGGCTGGCGCCGGGCGTGTACCTCGTCCGCGTGGTGGCGGGGGCCGAGGCGCAGGTGCGGCGGGTGACGGTGGTGCGGTAG